A genomic segment from Glycine soja cultivar W05 chromosome 18, ASM419377v2, whole genome shotgun sequence encodes:
- the LOC114395583 gene encoding thioredoxin H-type-like, giving the protein MGSLFSSPSATEAENPDVKAGNPDVKAENHPDVKARSSDHVKAFDSAESWQSYWKEIKDSPKPVVIFFTASWCGPCKFITPLFHEMAAKYPNADYVKIDVEELSGVAEEYEVRAMPTFVAWKEGKEVERFVGANKVELEKKIKQLSQS; this is encoded by the exons ATGGGCTCCTTGTTTTCTTCCCCCAGCGCCACCGAGGCGGAGAATCCTGACGTGAAAGCGGGGAATCCTGACGTGAAAGCGGAGAATCATCCTGACGTGAAAGCGAGGAGTTCTGATCACGTGAAAGCGTTCGACTCCGCGGAGAGCTGGCAGAGCTACTGGAAAGAGATCAAAGACTCCCCTAAGCCA gTTGTGATTTTTTTCACGGCGTCCTGGTGTGGCCCTTGCAAATTCATCACTCCACTGTTTCACGAGATGGCCGCAAAGTATCCAAACGCTGACTACGTCAAAATCGACGTGGAAGAATTATCT GGTGTGGCGGAGGAGTATGAGGTGAGGGCGATGCCGACGTTCGTGGcttggaaggaaggaaaggaagttgAGAGGTTTGTGGGAGCCAATAAGGTGGAGCTCGAGAAAAAGATTAAGCAACTTTCTCAATCGTGA
- the LOC114395691 gene encoding thioredoxin H-type-like isoform X2, with protein MGVLFSSTLEEESPDVKAFHSAERWESYLEKIKESPKLVVIYFTASWCGPCKFITPVFNHMAAEFANADFVKIDVDELSGVAKEFKVEAMPTFVLWKEGKEVERVVGANKDELQNKIKKHYQL; from the exons ATGGGCGTTCTTTTTTCTAGCACCCTGGAGGAGGAGAGTCCTGACGTGAAAGCGTTCCACTCCGCGGAGCGCTGGGAGAGCTACTTGGAAAAGATCAAAGAGTCCCCTAAGCTA gTTGTGATATATTTCACGGCGTCCTGGTGTGGCCCTTGCAAATTCATCACTCCAGTGTTTAACCACATGGCCGCAGAGTTTGCAAACGCTGACTTCGTCAAGATCGACGTGGACGAATTATCT GGTGTGGCGAAGGAGTTTAAGGTGGAGGCGATGCCGACGTTCGTGTtgtggaaggaaggaaaggaagttgAGAGGGTTGTGGGAGCCAATAAGGACGAGCTCCAGAACAAGATTAAGAAACATTATCAATTGTGA
- the LOC114395691 gene encoding thioredoxin H-type-like isoform X1, whose translation MGVLFSSTLEEESPDVKAFHSAERWESYLEKIKESPKLINKNQVVIYFTASWCGPCKFITPVFNHMAAEFANADFVKIDVDELSGVAKEFKVEAMPTFVLWKEGKEVERVVGANKDELQNKIKKHYQL comes from the exons ATGGGCGTTCTTTTTTCTAGCACCCTGGAGGAGGAGAGTCCTGACGTGAAAGCGTTCCACTCCGCGGAGCGCTGGGAGAGCTACTTGGAAAAGATCAAAGAGTCCCCTAAGCTA ataaataaaaatcaggTTGTGATATATTTCACGGCGTCCTGGTGTGGCCCTTGCAAATTCATCACTCCAGTGTTTAACCACATGGCCGCAGAGTTTGCAAACGCTGACTTCGTCAAGATCGACGTGGACGAATTATCT GGTGTGGCGAAGGAGTTTAAGGTGGAGGCGATGCCGACGTTCGTGTtgtggaaggaaggaaaggaagttgAGAGGGTTGTGGGAGCCAATAAGGACGAGCTCCAGAACAAGATTAAGAAACATTATCAATTGTGA
- the LOC114394997 gene encoding thioredoxin H2-like, protein MGGILSGLLGSDAAAAASSPESSNSRVSSFHSSPRWQLYFNEIKDTDKLVVIDFSASWCGPCKFIEPAIHAMADKFNDVDFVKIDVDELPDVAQEFQVQAMPTFVLWKKGKEVDKVVGAKKDELEKKIEKHRS, encoded by the exons ATGGGCGGTATACTTTCTGGGCTTCTTGGCAGCGACGCGGCGGCGGCGGCGTCTTCGCCGGAGAGTTCTAATTCTAGAGTCTCCTCCTTCCACTCGTCGCCGCGCTGGCAGCTCTACTTCAACGAGATCAAAGATACCGATAAGCTC GTTGTGATAGATTTCTCGGCGTCGTGGTGCGGTCCTTGCAAATTCATAGAGCCAGCGATTCACGCCATGGCCGACAAGTTCAACGACGTTGACTTCGTCAAGATCGACGTCGACGAATTACCT GATGTGGCGCAGGAGTTTCAGGTGCAGGCGATGCCGACTTTCGTGTTGTGGAAGAAAGGGAAGGAAGTCGACAAGGTTGTGGGCGCAAAGAAGGACGAGCTCGAGAAGAAGATTGAGAAACATCGATCGTGA
- the LOC114396074 gene encoding uncharacterized protein LOC114396074, which produces MTSNIGSKSFPLPLESTNLNDNHKKFFSVLPYFGVINMIITSGTTIYRAYNNGDIQMIAFVTFMFFGTFLLDYWIRLYNKMPPHDQSYEKLKLKIRIWVLVSSIMFGFACEFSTFMGFYGSITFFGVVISGNTFLFYVYFIWEGDMSGKTCSITSAGKSKETLGSSYNGENGDENEYMALTKGVDNV; this is translated from the coding sequence ATGACCAGCAATATTGGATCCAAGTCATTTCCTCTACCACTTGAAAGTACCAATTTGAATGATAATCACAAAAAATTCTTCAGTGTGCTACCCTACTTTGGTGTCATCAACATGATAATCACTAGTGGCACCACAATCTACCGTGCTTACAACAACGGTGACATTCAAATGATAGCATTCGTCACTTTTATGTTCTTTGGCACCTTCCTCTTGGACTATTGGATCCGCTTGTACAACAAGATGCCTCCACATGATCAATCCTATGAGAAGCTAAAGCTGAAAATTCGGATATGGGTGTTGGTCAGTTCCATAATGTTTGGATTTGCCTGCGAATTCTCAACGTTTATGGGCTTCTATGGGTCTATAACCTTTTTTGGGGTAGTGATTAGTGGCAACACTTTCCTCTTCTATGTGTATTTCATTTGGGAGGGTGATATGAGTGGGAAAACATGCTCTATTACGAGTGCAGGGAAAAGCAAAGAGACTCTCGGTAGTTCGTAcaatggtgagaatggagaTGAGAATGAATATATGGCCCTGACAAAGGGTGTGGACAATGTGTAA